The following are from one region of the Natronosporangium hydrolyticum genome:
- a CDS encoding ABC transporter ATP-binding protein, protein MTNATPPIIEARNLGVEFVRNRRRNLRLREMVIHSVRRKRRQEHDTFWPLRNLSFDIQPGEAVGIIGRNGTGKSTLLRLIAGVLKPDEGDVLVRGKVAPLIQLSAGFSGDLTGRENVYLVASLHGMTKKEIKASFDEIVDFAGDQVKQAIDSPVRHYSSGMKVRLAFSLVSRLPHPILLVDEALAVGDREFKKKCYKVIDNLLAEGRTLVLVSHSQPQLTRFCKRGLFLDRGQLVVDGTIQEALDAYNGPDTTGHEVDKDDDD, encoded by the coding sequence GTGACCAACGCGACACCGCCGATCATCGAGGCCCGCAACCTGGGCGTCGAGTTCGTCCGCAACCGGCGCCGCAACCTGCGGCTGCGGGAAATGGTCATCCACAGCGTGCGGCGCAAACGCCGGCAGGAGCACGACACGTTCTGGCCGCTGCGGAACCTCTCCTTCGATATCCAGCCCGGCGAGGCGGTCGGGATCATCGGCCGCAACGGCACCGGCAAGAGCACCCTGCTGCGGCTGATCGCCGGGGTGCTGAAACCGGACGAGGGGGACGTGCTGGTCCGCGGCAAGGTCGCCCCGCTGATCCAGCTCTCGGCCGGCTTCTCCGGGGACCTGACCGGCCGCGAAAACGTCTACCTGGTCGCCTCGCTGCACGGGATGACCAAGAAGGAGATCAAGGCGTCGTTCGACGAGATCGTCGACTTCGCCGGCGACCAGGTCAAGCAGGCGATCGACTCGCCGGTGCGGCACTACTCCTCCGGGATGAAGGTGCGGCTGGCGTTCTCACTGGTCTCCCGGCTGCCGCACCCGATCCTGCTGGTCGACGAGGCGCTGGCGGTCGGGGACCGGGAGTTCAAGAAGAAGTGCTACAAGGTCATCGACAATCTGCTGGCCGAGGGCCGGACACTGGTGCTGGTCTCACACAGCCAGCCGCAGCTGACCCGGTTCTGCAAGCGGGGCCTCTTTCTCGACCGCGGCCAACTGGTGGTGGACGGCACCATTCAGGAGGCGCTCGACGCCTACAACGGCCCCGACACCACCGGCCACGAGGTCGACAAGGACGATGACGACTAG
- a CDS encoding ABC transporter permease, whose translation MTSSVVGVWRARNVLRFLVRRDLALKYQRSAMGYLWSLIEPIGIGLIYYFVFIVVIGRGGQLEELLPPEMYILYLMAGIFSYMWTSGVLSEATGALTGQKNLITTMNVPREVFPVGRVIARSAEFLAGIPILIGIALLVGTSIGWSLLVLPLAILVQGIFLIGIALLLSSLNVMMQDIERFMRMISRLVFYSSPILYPLAMVKDALPEWAFILYQINPLVGIIELHHAAWFPEMFPSWPLLAACIGGSLFTLGVGWLVFRRLEPAVLKEL comes from the coding sequence GTGACATCCAGCGTGGTGGGGGTGTGGCGCGCCCGCAACGTGCTGCGTTTCCTGGTCCGCCGGGACCTGGCGCTGAAATATCAGCGCTCGGCGATGGGCTATCTGTGGTCCCTGATCGAACCGATCGGGATCGGGCTGATCTACTACTTCGTCTTCATCGTGGTGATCGGCCGCGGCGGCCAGCTCGAGGAGCTGCTGCCGCCGGAGATGTACATCCTCTACCTGATGGCCGGGATCTTCTCCTATATGTGGACCAGCGGGGTCCTCAGCGAGGCCACCGGCGCGCTGACCGGTCAGAAAAATCTGATCACCACGATGAACGTGCCCCGGGAGGTGTTCCCGGTCGGCCGGGTGATCGCCCGGTCGGCGGAGTTCCTCGCCGGCATCCCGATCCTGATCGGGATCGCCCTGCTGGTGGGCACCTCGATCGGCTGGTCGCTGCTGGTGTTGCCGCTGGCAATCCTGGTGCAGGGGATCTTCCTGATCGGGATCGCGCTGCTGCTCTCGTCGCTGAACGTGATGATGCAGGACATCGAACGCTTCATGCGGATGATCAGCCGGCTGGTCTTCTACAGCTCACCGATCCTCTACCCGCTGGCCATGGTCAAAGACGCGCTGCCCGAGTGGGCGTTCATCCTCTACCAGATCAACCCGCTGGTGGGGATCATCGAGCTGCACCACGCCGCCTGGTTCCCGGAGATGTTCCCGAGCTGGCCGCTACTTGCCGCGTGCATCGGCGGCAGTCTGTTTACGCTGGGGGTCGGGTGGCTGGTGTTCCGCCGCCTGGAGCCCGCGGTGCTCAAGGAGCTGTAG
- a CDS encoding CDP-glycerol glycerophosphotransferase family protein, producing the protein MSRHAAAAARALAPAGLAVAAFLLLAVATAGWWGLAAAVAAVTASGLLHRRAGRGGPPLGLDLTPRLLIAAGVLAYAATREPVVDRWALAVAGAVLLGVLFAEPLVHRLARPWYRAVRVPGAQPAPPAALAANGTAWLVTSVGLLLTGLVAVGWPAATAALPVPALAAAGVIGWLVLDGVHRRRTGHRAELARLTRALTDGRPSFLLYFSAPPGSEYQVKMWLRQLDQLDHPYLVVLAEPENLPAVAAATDAPVVVCETFEALDAVLAVPSLRVAFYVNNGMKNAHLVRYTQLTHVQLYHGDSDKAVTASPLNQLFDRIFVAGQAAIDRFAAHGVQIPADRFRIVGRPQVAALAVTGESISDVTDPVVLYAPTWIGAHADTNYCSLPIADRIVEQLLARGRTVILRPHPYSRRDPASADQLRRAEQLLARDRADTGRPHRWGAAASEQLSLFDCMDASHAMICDVSSVASDYLYTGKPFAITDMRGEGDEFARTFPVVRAAYRIDADGGNLPAVLDDLLAGDPLRATRRELRTYYLGDAPPERYPMLFQSEARQLLPAAEQLRSAA; encoded by the coding sequence ATGAGCCGCCACGCAGCCGCCGCCGCGCGGGCACTGGCACCGGCCGGCCTGGCGGTCGCCGCATTCCTGCTCCTCGCCGTCGCGACCGCCGGCTGGTGGGGCCTCGCTGCCGCGGTCGCCGCCGTCACCGCCAGCGGTCTGTTGCACCGGCGCGCCGGCCGGGGCGGACCACCGCTCGGCCTCGATTTGACCCCCCGGCTGCTGATCGCCGCTGGGGTGCTCGCCTACGCCGCCACCCGCGAGCCGGTGGTCGACCGCTGGGCGCTCGCGGTCGCCGGGGCGGTGCTGCTCGGGGTGCTGTTCGCCGAGCCGCTGGTGCACCGGCTGGCCCGGCCCTGGTACCGAGCGGTCCGGGTGCCGGGCGCCCAACCGGCGCCGCCCGCCGCGCTGGCCGCCAACGGTACGGCGTGGCTGGTCACCTCGGTCGGGTTGCTGCTCACCGGGTTGGTGGCGGTGGGGTGGCCGGCCGCCACCGCGGCGCTGCCGGTGCCGGCGCTGGCCGCCGCCGGGGTGATCGGCTGGCTGGTGCTCGACGGGGTTCACCGCCGCCGCACCGGCCACCGGGCGGAGCTGGCCCGGTTGACCCGCGCGCTCACCGACGGCCGGCCCAGCTTCCTGCTCTACTTCAGCGCCCCGCCCGGCAGCGAATATCAGGTCAAGATGTGGCTGCGGCAGCTCGACCAGCTCGACCACCCGTACCTGGTGGTGCTGGCCGAGCCGGAGAATCTGCCGGCGGTCGCCGCCGCCACCGACGCCCCGGTGGTGGTCTGCGAGACCTTCGAGGCGCTGGACGCGGTGCTGGCGGTGCCGAGCCTGCGGGTCGCCTTCTACGTCAACAACGGCATGAAGAACGCCCACCTGGTGCGCTACACCCAGCTCACCCACGTGCAGCTGTATCACGGTGACAGCGACAAGGCGGTCACCGCCAGCCCGCTCAACCAGCTCTTCGACCGGATCTTCGTGGCCGGCCAGGCGGCGATCGACCGGTTCGCCGCCCACGGCGTGCAGATCCCGGCGGACCGCTTCCGGATCGTCGGCCGGCCGCAGGTCGCGGCGCTGGCGGTGACCGGCGAGTCGATCAGCGACGTAACCGACCCGGTGGTGCTCTACGCCCCCACCTGGATCGGGGCGCACGCCGACACCAACTACTGCTCGCTGCCGATCGCCGACCGGATCGTCGAGCAGCTACTCGCCCGCGGCCGGACGGTGATCCTGCGCCCCCACCCGTACAGCCGGCGGGACCCGGCCTCCGCCGACCAGCTGCGGCGGGCCGAGCAGCTGCTGGCGCGGGACCGGGCCGACACCGGCCGGCCGCACCGCTGGGGCGCGGCCGCCAGCGAGCAGCTGAGCCTGTTCGACTGCATGGACGCCTCACATGCCATGATCTGCGACGTGTCCAGCGTCGCGTCCGATTACCTCTACACCGGTAAACCGTTCGCGATCACCGACATGCGCGGCGAGGGCGACGAGTTCGCCCGGACGTTCCCGGTGGTCCGGGCCGCGTACCGGATCGACGCCGACGGCGGCAACCTGCCCGCCGTGCTCGACGACCTGCTGGCGGGCGACCCGCTCCGGGCCACCCGGCGCGAGCTGCGCACCTACTATCTCGGGGACGCGCCGCCGGAGCGTTACCCGATGCTCTTCCAATCCGAGGCGCGGCAGCTGCTGCCCGCCGCCGAACAGCTGCGGAGCGCCGCATGA
- a CDS encoding NTP transferase domain-containing protein, with product MSCSIVILAAGVGSRLGRPHPKPLTPLVGGETILGRALRLLTARFSRHSLHLVVGFKKEMVMEEAPEVGFIYNQYYGDTNTSKSLLKALTIVGPGGVLWLNGDVVFHEAVLDDLLPHIAMDRSFVCVNTAAVGDEEVKYTLDGEGYIDQLAKTVTDGALGEAVGINYISANDRPALARRLRECADQDYFERGIELAIAEDGVRIEAVDVSRHLVVEVDFAEDLARANESL from the coding sequence ATGAGCTGCAGTATCGTCATCCTCGCCGCCGGCGTCGGGTCGCGGCTGGGTCGACCCCACCCCAAGCCGCTGACCCCGCTGGTCGGCGGCGAGACCATCCTCGGCCGGGCGCTGCGCCTGCTCACCGCCCGGTTCAGCCGCCACTCGCTGCACCTCGTCGTCGGCTTCAAGAAAGAGATGGTGATGGAGGAGGCCCCCGAGGTCGGCTTCATCTACAACCAGTATTACGGCGACACCAACACCTCCAAGAGCCTGCTGAAGGCGTTGACCATCGTCGGGCCGGGCGGGGTGCTGTGGCTCAACGGCGACGTGGTCTTCCACGAGGCGGTGCTCGACGATCTGCTGCCGCACATCGCCATGGACCGCTCCTTCGTCTGCGTCAACACCGCCGCGGTCGGCGACGAAGAGGTCAAGTACACCCTCGACGGCGAGGGCTACATCGACCAGCTCGCCAAGACCGTCACCGACGGGGCGCTCGGGGAGGCGGTGGGGATCAACTACATCTCCGCCAACGACCGGCCGGCACTGGCCCGCCGGCTGCGCGAATGCGCCGACCAGGACTACTTCGAACGCGGCATCGAGCTGGCGATCGCCGAGGACGGGGTGCGGATCGAGGCGGTCGACGTCTCCCGCCACCTGGTGGTCGAGGTCGACTTCGCCGAGGACCTGGCCCGCGCCAACGAATCCCTCTGA
- a CDS encoding helix-turn-helix domain-containing protein, which produces MSLTYDGPTLRAIRESMGVPLRRVARQVGMSHGHLSKVERGEHGRPITPTRLS; this is translated from the coding sequence ATGAGCCTGACCTACGACGGGCCGACTTTGCGGGCCATCCGCGAAAGCATGGGCGTACCACTACGCCGGGTCGCAAGGCAGGTTGGTATGTCGCATGGACATCTAAGCAAGGTGGAGCGTGGGGAGCACGGTCGGCCGATCACCCCGACCAGGCTCAGCTAG
- a CDS encoding helix-turn-helix domain-containing protein: MADTALPVAVRLRELRTTRGWSLRQLAARVPCSATHVHDIERGRRVPSPEMLARLDDVLDAGGALSAEAFRDPAADIAEATELAGRVAASDVSPETLEQLAVAVDQLATSYATTQPGLLLPRVRQHAVFAARLLDARATLAQRRELVVAAGWLQLLAATLHIDRRHSAAAAARLAVAEQLADHADHPEIAAWVWETRAWEVLTTGDYRSAIQLSQRARSIAPAGSSAQVQATAQEGRAWARLGDRAMTRRVLDEVARLAGRRPHPDRPEHHYQYDPAKARSYTATTLAWAGDPAAEQVAREVIAELDGRPRRVASARLDLALALVTAGRPDEAAATAVQAVTSGRVVASNWWRVQLVRSRVERSGVSEAADLAEVCAAHQPTR; the protein is encoded by the coding sequence ATGGCAGACACCGCCTTGCCCGTCGCCGTACGACTACGAGAGCTACGCACCACCCGCGGTTGGTCTCTGCGCCAACTCGCCGCTAGAGTGCCCTGTTCCGCCACGCATGTCCACGACATCGAACGCGGCCGCAGGGTCCCGTCTCCGGAGATGCTGGCCAGGCTCGATGACGTGCTTGACGCGGGTGGGGCACTCTCTGCCGAAGCCTTCCGTGACCCCGCCGCCGATATCGCTGAGGCGACCGAGCTGGCCGGCCGGGTCGCCGCCAGCGACGTATCACCGGAGACGCTGGAGCAGCTGGCGGTTGCTGTTGACCAACTGGCCACCTCGTACGCCACAACCCAACCGGGACTGTTGCTGCCTCGGGTACGCCAGCATGCCGTCTTCGCCGCTCGGCTACTGGATGCGCGGGCGACATTGGCACAGCGGCGGGAGCTTGTGGTGGCCGCCGGGTGGTTGCAGCTGCTCGCCGCCACCCTACACATCGACCGGCGGCACAGCGCTGCGGCAGCCGCGCGGCTGGCCGTCGCCGAGCAGCTGGCCGATCATGCCGACCATCCAGAGATTGCCGCGTGGGTGTGGGAGACCCGGGCGTGGGAGGTGCTGACCACTGGCGACTATCGGAGCGCCATACAGCTCTCGCAACGGGCCCGGTCCATCGCTCCGGCGGGGTCGAGCGCGCAGGTGCAGGCGACCGCCCAGGAGGGGCGGGCGTGGGCACGGCTTGGCGACCGAGCCATGACGCGGCGAGTGCTCGACGAGGTGGCGCGGCTGGCGGGACGCCGGCCGCACCCAGATCGGCCGGAGCATCACTACCAATATGACCCGGCCAAGGCGAGGTCGTATACGGCGACCACTTTGGCGTGGGCCGGTGATCCCGCCGCCGAGCAGGTCGCCCGGGAGGTGATTGCCGAACTCGACGGTCGCCCGCGGCGGGTCGCCTCGGCCCGGCTCGACTTGGCGCTGGCGCTGGTAACTGCCGGGCGACCGGATGAGGCTGCCGCCACTGCTGTGCAGGCGGTTACGTCGGGGCGGGTGGTAGCGAGCAACTGGTGGCGGGTCCAGCTGGTGCGCTCACGGGTGGAGCGGAGCGGGGTCAGCGAGGCGGCTGACCTGGCCGAGGTGTGCGCGGCGCACCAGCCAACTCGCTGA